GTGGCCTTCGCGCTGGGCCTGACCGGCGGCCAGGTCAAGCAATGCGTGGCGCTGATCCGCAACCTGTATCGCATGTTCATCGAGAAGGACATGGAGATGCTGGAGATCAACCCGCTGATCGTGACCAAGGAAGGCAATCTCAAGGCGCTGGACGCCAAGATGGGCTTCGACAACAACGCGCTCTATCGCCAGCCCGACATCCTGGCGCTGCGCGACGAGACCGAGGAAGACCCGAAGGAACTGGCCGCCTCGAAATTCGACCTGAACTACATCGCGCTGGACGGCGAGATCGGCTGCATGGTGAACGGCGCCGGCCTCGCCATGGCGACCATGGACATCATCAAGCTGTTCGGCGCCGAACCGGCGAACTTCCTTGACGTCGGCGGCGGCGCCACCAAGGAAAAGGTCACCGAGGCGTTCAAGATCATCACCTCGGACCCGAACGTCAAAGGCATCCTGGTCAACATCTTCGGCGGCATCATGCGCTGCGACATCATCGCGGAAGGCATCATCGCCGCCGTGAAAGAGGTCGGCCTGCAAGTCCCGCTGGTCGTGCGCCTGGAAGGCACCAATGTCGAGCTGGGCAAGCAGATCATCGGCGACTCGGGCCTGAACGTGATCGCGGCCGACGACCTGTCGGATGCCGCGCAGAAGATCGTCAAGGC
This portion of the Paracoccus sp. N5 genome encodes:
- the sucC gene encoding ADP-forming succinate--CoA ligase subunit beta, whose translation is MNIHEYQAKALLRQYGAPVSDGRVVVKADEAKSAAGELDGPLWVVKAQIHAGGRGKGHFKEAAAGEKGGVRLAKSVAEAEELTRQMLGRTLVTHQTGESGKQVNRIYIEDGSDIERELYLALLVDRQTSRVSFVASTEGGMDIEEVAASTPEKIVSFSVDPASGLSDFHGRRVAFALGLTGGQVKQCVALIRNLYRMFIEKDMEMLEINPLIVTKEGNLKALDAKMGFDNNALYRQPDILALRDETEEDPKELAASKFDLNYIALDGEIGCMVNGAGLAMATMDIIKLFGAEPANFLDVGGGATKEKVTEAFKIITSDPNVKGILVNIFGGIMRCDIIAEGIIAAVKEVGLQVPLVVRLEGTNVELGKQIIGDSGLNVIAADDLSDAAQKIVKAVKG